Proteins encoded together in one Synechococcus sp. A15-62 window:
- the aroA gene encoding 3-phosphoshikimate 1-carboxyvinyltransferase, translated as MSGTGQSDDPRELKAGGSLQGRVKVPGDKSISHRSLLFGAIAEGTTTIDGLLPAEDPLSTAACLRAMGVRISPITDGGIVTVEGVGLDGLQEPAEVLDCGNSGTTMRLMLGLLAGRDGRHFVLDGDASLRRRPMRRVGQPLASMGADVRGRDGGNLAPLAVQGRKLKGTVIGTPVASAQVKSALLLAALTAGSPTTVIEPAQSRDHSERMLKAFGADLSVGGEMGRHISVRPGATLHGQNVVVPGDISSAAFWLVAGALIPGADLTIENVGLNPTRTGILEVLEQMGAQIEVLNPRDVAGEPVGDLRVTHGPLKPFNFGEEIMPRLVDEVPILSVAACFCEGESRISGASELRVKETDRLAVMARQLKAMGADIDEHEDGMTIRGGRPLKGAVLDSETDHRVAMSLGVAAMLSDGNSSLARSEAAAVSYPSFWDELERLRC; from the coding sequence TTGAGCGGCACAGGCCAATCCGACGACCCCCGTGAGCTCAAGGCCGGAGGCAGCCTCCAAGGACGGGTGAAGGTCCCGGGCGATAAATCGATCTCGCACCGATCACTGCTGTTTGGCGCCATCGCGGAGGGAACGACAACGATTGACGGGCTGCTTCCGGCTGAAGACCCCCTGAGCACAGCCGCTTGCCTGCGGGCCATGGGCGTCAGAATCAGCCCGATCACCGATGGCGGCATTGTCACCGTGGAAGGCGTGGGCCTGGACGGATTGCAGGAACCCGCAGAAGTGCTCGACTGCGGCAACTCAGGCACGACGATGCGACTGATGCTGGGCCTGCTGGCAGGCCGCGACGGTCGCCATTTTGTGCTGGATGGCGATGCCTCCCTGCGCCGCCGCCCGATGCGTCGGGTGGGGCAACCGTTGGCCTCGATGGGTGCGGATGTGCGGGGCCGTGATGGGGGCAACCTCGCGCCGCTGGCGGTGCAAGGGCGCAAGTTGAAAGGAACGGTGATCGGCACTCCGGTGGCCAGTGCTCAGGTGAAATCGGCACTGCTGCTGGCTGCGCTCACGGCCGGGAGCCCCACCACGGTGATCGAACCGGCCCAGTCTCGCGATCACAGCGAACGGATGCTGAAGGCCTTTGGCGCCGACCTGAGCGTGGGCGGCGAAATGGGACGGCACATCAGCGTGCGTCCCGGCGCCACCCTGCATGGCCAGAACGTGGTGGTCCCCGGCGACATCAGCTCGGCGGCCTTCTGGCTTGTGGCTGGAGCCCTGATCCCAGGCGCCGATCTCACCATCGAAAACGTGGGGCTGAACCCGACACGCACCGGAATCCTGGAGGTGTTGGAGCAGATGGGTGCCCAAATCGAGGTGCTCAACCCCCGCGATGTGGCGGGCGAACCGGTGGGCGATCTTCGGGTGACCCACGGGCCGTTGAAACCCTTCAACTTTGGCGAGGAGATCATGCCCCGCCTTGTGGACGAGGTGCCAATCCTCAGCGTCGCCGCCTGTTTCTGCGAGGGCGAAAGCCGGATCAGTGGAGCGTCTGAACTGCGGGTGAAGGAAACCGATCGGCTGGCGGTGATGGCACGTCAGCTCAAGGCCATGGGGGCCGACATTGACGAACATGAGGACGGCATGACCATCCGCGGCGGTCGACCGCTCAAGGGCGCCGTGCTGGACAGCGAAACCGATCACCGGGTGGCGATGAGCCTTGGCGTGGCAGCCATGCTCTCCGACGGCAACTCCAGCCTGGCGAGAAGCGAAGCCGCAGCCGTGTCGTATCCCTCGTTCTGGGACGAACTTGAACGGCTCCGCTGCTGA